From Candidatus Thermodiscus eudorianus:
GCGATAACAGAGTACTACAGGCTCGCATGGCGTTATGGAGTGGGCCTGCTCATAGACTTCCGGGAGGGCGGGGGAGTAGGGTGTAGTCTATCCAAGAAGGCCGTCGAGAGGACACCGGAGGGCCTCGACGTGGTAGTGCTTGGTAGGCCTGGGCCAGGCTTCCCCGACGGGTGCGACGGGCTAGGGCTCTCCAGTCCCCTGGACTACGATGTCGATAGACTCACCGAGCTGGTGAGGAGTCTGAGGCCAGCCTTCACACACGTAGCCGAGACCCGGGCCGCCAGGTTACAGGGCGATCTAGAGAGGGCTCTAGATGCTGGATTCGACGCCGTCATCCATGGGACCCATCTATCGGATAGCGACCTAGAGCTGCTGGCTGAGAAGGAGGTAGCTTTGATTCTATGCCCTAGGAGCAATCTCTGGCATGGCCTGGGCATTCCGCCTGTGAGAGAGGCGTTGTCGAGGCTGGATCTAGTGGGGTTAGGCTCTGATAACGCTTCCTGGATGCCGCCCGACCCTTGGCGTGAGGCCGAAGCGGCGGTGCTTCTGGCGAGGCTGAAGGGTCCCAGCGGGGAGTGGCTCGCCGACAAGGTCATGAAGGCGGTCTATGTGGTCCCCTATGGCATAGTGGGTATGAGGCCTAAGATCGTCGAGGAGGGAGTGCCCGCTAACATGTTGCTCTTTGACGCCAGCGACACGGGGGTTCTACGGGCTGAGAGCGTTAAGTATGGGCTCGTGAAGAGGGTTGGGAGAGAAAATATGGTTGCGAGGGTTGATCGAGGCGAGGTATCCTTTGTCTAGCCCTTTAGGCCAGCATCTAGGAGCTTCTTTAGGTTCATCGTGTCTAGGACGTTCCCCGTTATCTTTATCTGCCTCTTCATGAAGGCCGCCATAGCGTCTAGCTGCCCAGTTATTATCTTCTCAAGGACCTCGGCGGTCCCTGTTATGGTGGCGATTGGACTGGGGTGTTTGCCCTTCTCAACCTTTATCTCGCCGTTTGATATGTCTATGTAGAACTCCTCTCCGGTGTCTTCTACAACGAAC
This genomic window contains:
- a CDS encoding amidohydrolase family protein, which gives rise to MARETAIKAGLALVGADLEAKRDICIVIDEGMIAEIGRGDSCPLNHIGGPDIVVTPQPGLAHTHSGDHAFPEYGVEEELSRLVAPPQGLKHRRLQATPQSRIEDAITEYYRLAWRYGVGLLIDFREGGGVGCSLSKKAVERTPEGLDVVVLGRPGPGFPDGCDGLGLSSPLDYDVDRLTELVRSLRPAFTHVAETRAARLQGDLERALDAGFDAVIHGTHLSDSDLELLAEKEVALILCPRSNLWHGLGIPPVREALSRLDLVGLGSDNASWMPPDPWREAEAAVLLARLKGPSGEWLADKVMKAVYVVPYGIVGMRPKIVEEGVPANMLLFDASDTGVLRAESVKYGLVKRVGRENMVARVDRGEVSFV
- a CDS encoding SCP2 sterol-binding domain-containing protein; protein product: MAIYEKAAEAFKGIFEKAKGTLPEVTSWKKVYQFVVEDTGEEFYIDISNGEIKVEKGKHPSPIATITGTAEVLEKIITGQLDAMAAFMKRQIKITGNVLDTMNLKKLLDAGLKG